DNA sequence from the Alkalilimnicola ehrlichii MLHE-1 genome:
TTCGCTACTTTCTCCTTCCTCCCTTCCGGGTTGATCTCGCGCAGAACGTCGTTCGCCGCACGGAGGGCGAGGTAGAGGTCGTCCCGATGCCCCACTGCGTAGACGGGTCGACCGGCCACCCAGTCGGCAAACTGTGACAGCGTTCGGCCATCCAGCCCGGTACCATCGTGGCGGGCCGTCTCCGGCAGCAGGTGGCCCAAGGCCTCGCGCAGGCCCAGCTGGCGGGCGATGCCCTGATCCCCGCTCGCGTCGTCGGGGGCGGCAATAAGGATCGCGGCCACCTCAACGGCATCGCGCGCCGGCGTGCCGGTCGCCGGCACCAGGTGGCCACGCTGGCCGAACCACCAAAGATGGGCAGTGGCGTCCGGCCCGTCGGGCTTTTCACCGGGCCGTGGGGTTGGCGCCGGCGTCGATGATCGTGGCTGGCGGAGCGGCAGCCCGAGGGAGCGGGCCCGGCCGCTGCCTTCCAGCGCAATGGCCGCGCCGCCGCTGGCGGTCTGGCCGTTCTCCCGGGCCAGGGCGAGGGCCAGGGCATCATCGCCGGTTGTATCGCCGCGGCAGACCAGCAGGGCGGCACCGGGATGGGACGGGCCGGCCGGGACCAGGGCGCCGGTGATCGCAATCTCCCCGACGTCGGGGGTGCGCCGCAACAGCGTCCGGACAAGCCAGGGGCCCAGCTCCGCAAGCCGCAGGTGCTCGGCGTCCACCTCACCGGCGATCAGCACGGTGTAGCCACGGCGCGAGCGGGCGATGTCCACCTCCAAGGCCTCCGCACCCGGTTCCGGCACAGCCAGCGGGGCCAGCAGCGGAAACAGCCGCCTTGCCGCCGGCTCGCTCCAAGTGCGCAGGTGCAATGCCTGCTGCCCGAGCCGCAGTGCCATGGCGTGGGGGGCATCGGCGGTGCGGGGTGCCGCGGCGCCAGAGGCGGAGGCTACGCCGTCCGCGGGTGTCTCGCAGGGCGCACCATCCGGGCATTGCACCAGCAGCCCCGCCTCGGCCCAGTCCGCCAGGGCCTCCCACACCTGTTGCTGTAGGGTGTTCGGGTCCGCGCCCTGCAGGGTCTGGTGCAATGCCGCGACGATCTCGTCCGGGCGCTTACCCATGGTGGCGTGCAGCCAGATGAGCGCGGCGGTGGGGTTGGTGGCGTAGAGCGCCTGGCGGGCCTCGCCGTAGAGGAGCAGTTCATCCCCGGAGATCACCTCCGCGACCTGCCAACGCTGCAGGGTGGGCCGGGCAACCGGTTGGGTGCTCAGGCCGTCGGCCAGCGCCACATCGGCGAAGCGGGGCAGCGGGAAACAGGAGAGGTAATGCGCCGCATCCGCGGCCGGCAGTATGCGCTGAAAGCCGCC
Encoded proteins:
- a CDS encoding PqqD family peptide modification chaperone, which produces MTESANPAPRRFWLGGKRKREQDIFFEQALDPALWQPGDAEHWDACWYTGMPPKEVFRQTGPGRTVNHIPGNNCLTVKSRLYQTVHALQRRLVASRPAGHPDLARADFVPQVFSMPGDYHALQAHAAAHPDKRWLLKPKNAARGKDISLVSDVAEVPTGERWMVQEYLSRPHLMNQRKYVLRLYVLITSVEPLRVYLYEQGFAKLASMPYSLEDADNPYVHLTNPDVNALNEAADDPVVFVDLQRYRHWLREQGHDDEALFDRLRDIVALTTIAARENLRAQLQHHGADQAGCYELIGMDCLVDDRIRPWLLECNLSPSLGVCAAPEDGGDIEAAIKRRLVTDVVTMTGLNDPKPTAEGAGDDPVGQWRAAAEREARHAGGFQRILPAADAAHYLSCFPLPRFADVALADGLSTQPVARPTLQRWQVAEVISGDELLLYGEARQALYATNPTAALIWLHATMGKRPDEIVAALHQTLQGADPNTLQQQVWEALADWAEAGLLVQCPDGAPCETPADGVASASGAAAPRTADAPHAMALRLGQQALHLRTWSEPAARRLFPLLAPLAVPEPGAEALEVDIARSRRGYTVLIAGEVDAEHLRLAELGPWLVRTLLRRTPDVGEIAITGALVPAGPSHPGAALLVCRGDTTGDDALALALARENGQTASGGAAIALEGSGRARSLGLPLRQPRSSTPAPTPRPGEKPDGPDATAHLWWFGQRGHLVPATGTPARDAVEVAAILIAAPDDASGDQGIARQLGLREALGHLLPETARHDGTGLDGRTLSQFADWVAGRPVYAVGHRDDLYLALRAANDVLREINPEGRKEKVAN